The Halogranum gelatinilyticum genome contains a region encoding:
- a CDS encoding SHOCT domain-containing protein has translation MNRGTGALRTDGGEDDDTPLQELVAGVVIAAILLVAFGLLALDVAFFWVAFPVGFAGVLPAALALTKLYEQRRQRREREETPADADVSDERADALAVLRGRYARGELDEEEFEHRLERLLETERVADAKAHVEREKRRAERETERVEER, from the coding sequence ATGAACCGAGGCACGGGCGCGCTCCGGACCGACGGCGGCGAGGACGACGACACGCCCCTGCAAGAACTCGTCGCGGGCGTCGTCATCGCCGCCATCCTGCTCGTCGCCTTCGGGCTGCTCGCGCTGGACGTCGCGTTCTTCTGGGTGGCGTTCCCCGTCGGCTTCGCGGGCGTCCTCCCCGCCGCGCTCGCGTTGACCAAACTGTACGAACAGCGGCGGCAACGCCGCGAGCGGGAGGAGACGCCCGCCGACGCCGACGTGAGCGACGAGCGCGCCGACGCGCTGGCAGTGCTCCGTGGCCGCTACGCTCGCGGCGAACTGGACGAGGAGGAGTTCGAGCACCGCCTTGAGCGACTCTTGGAGACCGAACGCGTCGCCGACGCGAAGGCCCACGTCGAGCGCGAGAAGCGGCGAGCAGAGCGCGAGACGGAACGGGTCGAAGAGCGGTGA